Proteins co-encoded in one Flavivirga eckloniae genomic window:
- a CDS encoding T9SS type A sorting domain-containing protein: MKKNLLFLFCIIICINKIYSQTNWELLNPKPTANTGKDIDFVTNNIGYIITSNELLETLDAGNTWLKKQNISSGNDMSFYNTTGYIVGNYGYVLKSIDNGTSWSQISTGFNNTFNTVNIIDDNNIILSTSNSVIKTDDAGVTWESSSIPNVSVVKTFFTSLLVGHAACLNGVILKTIDGGETWYSTKDDSNIIPSNYFNIYFINENIGFATREHDYMYKTTDGGETWIEISGSIEAIYDFHFLDENNGFATGDHGATYKTNDGGSTWSQIFFQSGFVYNTSMYGIYFQDSNIGYATGARGRIIKTTDGGDTWTPGSVTYNDFNGIKIFDTGVGFARSGNNYYKTTDFGDNWSFISSTNHYTYCSGFYFVNENIGYSIGGGTNSISGDVFKTLDGGVTWNQLNIYVDEGLSSIFFINEDIGFISGGFNQRKVMKTIDGGITWNQVSNQEFGQIQFVSDLIGYGNRIGNYYGAMYKTIDGGNTWNISIELEGEDINAFHFVDENNGYFVGDQGLIYKTNDGGTNWQELEIPYEWYTKVNFYSKNIGYIADEDGKLYKTENGGVNWEYLTQQYAINSIELINEKIYTVGTNGKIYRSNVDYETMILHINPAENLTNSSASLTGNVASNGESISNIQFEYSMDYSFSNIISTIPETVDANESLNVSIDLVNLESNTTYYYRLTGKQNSNINSSSQILSFTTLPDYEITTKYTFNFSSNTAEISGTVVSNEHDITNVEFQYGKSSDALSGTLSGTPTSVLENTTENVTASLINLEPETQYFYRIKATHQGEDIYGDIQSFTTYPEYDINLYGPSINGTDVTLSAYLTSHNQDITDIVFEYGTIDYRNNISTNPSRVNANSTNYVSTTITNLDVNSNYFFRLKAIHNGETIYSKEGIFNFSGDIIMVSGTIEETQTNSLEFKGLINSYGAYLTDIHFEYGVTDSFGSSIAGTPNFAYDYNTNLITSLINNPLPNQTYYYRLVATNNGNIVYSDTYQYTTGTLSLTDFDLEKEISIYPNPTTDFVNIKSNVSEKAKSVEFYNALGKRIYYENVFNISDIKINVSNFRKGLYFIKVNFESTKVVSSKLILN, encoded by the coding sequence ATGAAAAAAAATCTACTTTTCCTGTTTTGTATTATTATATGCATAAATAAAATCTACTCTCAAACAAATTGGGAATTGTTGAACCCTAAACCAACAGCTAATACTGGAAAAGATATTGATTTTGTGACAAATAATATTGGATACATTATTACGTCTAATGAATTATTGGAAACGCTGGACGCTGGCAATACTTGGTTAAAAAAACAAAATATATCTAGTGGAAATGATATGAGTTTTTACAATACAACAGGCTATATTGTTGGTAATTATGGATACGTGTTAAAATCTATAGATAACGGAACATCCTGGAGTCAAATATCTACAGGTTTTAATAATACATTTAATACTGTTAATATAATTGATGATAACAATATTATATTATCGACTTCAAATAGTGTGATAAAAACTGATGATGCCGGAGTAACCTGGGAAAGCTCAAGTATACCTAATGTAAGTGTAGTCAAAACTTTTTTCACATCTTTATTGGTAGGACATGCAGCTTGTTTAAATGGAGTTATCCTAAAAACTATTGATGGTGGAGAAACTTGGTACTCAACAAAAGACGACAGTAATATCATCCCTTCTAATTATTTTAACATCTACTTCATTAATGAAAACATTGGATTTGCAACAAGAGAACATGATTATATGTATAAAACTACTGATGGCGGAGAAACTTGGATAGAAATATCGGGATCAATTGAGGCAATATATGATTTTCATTTTTTAGATGAAAATAATGGATTTGCAACAGGAGATCATGGAGCTACCTATAAAACAAATGATGGAGGAAGTACATGGAGTCAAATTTTTTTTCAAAGTGGATTTGTATACAATACTTCTATGTATGGAATTTATTTTCAAGACAGTAATATTGGTTATGCCACTGGTGCGCGTGGACGTATTATTAAAACTACAGATGGAGGAGATACATGGACACCAGGTTCTGTAACTTATAATGATTTTAATGGTATTAAAATATTTGATACCGGTGTAGGTTTTGCTAGGTCAGGAAATAATTATTACAAGACTACTGATTTTGGAGATAATTGGTCTTTTATTTCTTCTACGAACCATTATACATATTGTAGTGGGTTTTATTTTGTTAATGAAAATATTGGTTATTCCATAGGAGGTGGAACGAACAGTATATCTGGAGATGTATTTAAAACATTAGATGGAGGAGTCACATGGAATCAATTAAATATTTACGTAGACGAAGGGCTAAGTTCTATTTTCTTTATAAATGAAGATATTGGTTTTATTTCTGGAGGTTTTAACCAAAGAAAAGTTATGAAAACTATTGATGGGGGAATTACATGGAATCAGGTTTCTAATCAAGAATTTGGTCAGATACAATTTGTTAGTGATTTGATTGGTTATGGTAATCGTATAGGAAACTATTATGGAGCTATGTACAAAACTATAGATGGTGGCAATACATGGAATATAAGTATTGAGTTGGAAGGTGAAGATATTAATGCATTTCATTTTGTCGATGAGAACAATGGGTATTTTGTCGGTGATCAAGGTTTAATCTATAAAACAAACGACGGCGGAACCAACTGGCAAGAATTAGAAATTCCATATGAATGGTATACAAAGGTTAATTTTTATTCAAAAAATATTGGCTATATAGCAGACGAGGATGGAAAACTCTATAAAACGGAAAACGGAGGTGTAAATTGGGAATATCTTACTCAACAATATGCTATAAATTCAATTGAACTTATTAACGAGAAAATCTATACAGTAGGTACAAATGGTAAAATTTACAGAAGTAATGTAGATTATGAAACCATGATTTTGCATATTAATCCTGCTGAAAACCTCACTAATTCAAGTGCTAGTTTAACTGGTAATGTTGCTTCTAATGGAGAATCTATTTCGAACATTCAATTTGAATATAGCATGGATTACTCGTTCAGTAATATTATTTCTACAATACCTGAAACCGTTGATGCAAATGAATCTTTGAATGTTTCTATTGATTTAGTTAACTTAGAGTCAAACACCACATATTACTATAGATTGACAGGAAAACAGAATTCAAATATTAATTCTTCTAGCCAAATTTTGAGTTTCACAACACTTCCCGATTATGAAATAACAACGAAATATACTTTTAATTTTTCATCCAATACTGCAGAAATTTCGGGTACTGTAGTTTCCAATGAACATGACATTACAAATGTGGAGTTTCAGTATGGTAAGAGTTCAGATGCTCTTAGTGGTACTTTAAGTGGAACACCAACATCTGTATTAGAAAATACAACAGAAAATGTTACTGCAAGTTTAATTAATTTAGAACCTGAAACGCAATACTTTTATAGAATAAAGGCAACACACCAAGGAGAAGATATTTATGGTGATATTCAGTCTTTTACAACTTATCCAGAATACGATATAAATCTTTATGGACCAAGTATTAATGGAACAGATGTTACATTATCAGCATATTTGACTTCTCATAATCAAGATATAACAGATATCGTGTTTGAATACGGAACTATTGATTACAGAAACAATATTTCAACCAATCCTTCTCGAGTCAACGCTAACAGTACAAACTATGTTAGTACAACAATAACTAACTTAGATGTAAATTCAAATTACTTTTTTAGATTAAAAGCTATTCATAATGGAGAAACTATTTATAGCAAAGAAGGAATTTTTAATTTTTCAGGAGATATTATAATGGTTAGCGGAACAATAGAAGAAACTCAAACAAATTCTTTAGAATTTAAAGGATTAATTAATAGCTATGGAGCTTATTTAACAGATATTCATTTCGAATATGGGGTTACAGACAGTTTTGGTTCATCAATAGCAGGAACGCCAAATTTTGCTTATGATTATAATACTAACTTGATAACTAGTTTAATCAACAACCCGTTGCCAAATCAAACTTATTACTACAGACTAGTTGCCACTAATAATGGGAATATAGTTTATTCAGATACTTATCAATATACAACAGGTACATTGAGCCTTACAGATTTTGATTTAGAAAAAGAAATATCAATATATCCAAACCCAACAACTGATTTTGTGAACATTAAATCTAATGTTTCTGAAAAAGCTAAGTCCGTTGAATTTTATAATGCTTTAGGTAAACGTATTTATTATGAGAATGTTTTTAATATTTCTGATATAAAAATTAATGTATCTAACTTCAGAAAAGGGCTATACTTCATAAAAGTAAATTTTGAAAGTACGAAAGTAGTATCATCAAAATTAATATTGAATTAA
- a CDS encoding GTP pyrophosphokinase: protein MDKNKLIREFQEKKENYNRLGNNIVEALRTFLKEADIPFLEIYSRVKKFDSFYEKTKRKGYKNPFIDIEDICGVRIICYYASDIKRIDEIIRKEFLVIEQEDKSDLLGLKEFAYRSNHYIVTINDSWLAAPNYRKLKGLKAEIQTRTVLMHAWAEVEHKLNYKSDAQVPDKFQRKLFRLSAKFEEADEQFEELRIGIQEYKETINDNIAKSNSFNLKQDFNLETFKAYIKYKFPDDSENWKEDDFSLFFDNFDEDGENFVSIEKTIEKMQPHYEQIHKDLVTHKYEGFDLPKTLLLTWFSLYVTNPKRKGELEFDESAWDIVLKKWIEKKL, encoded by the coding sequence ATGGATAAAAATAAATTAATACGAGAGTTTCAAGAAAAGAAAGAAAATTACAATAGACTTGGAAATAATATTGTTGAAGCTTTGAGAACATTTCTAAAAGAAGCAGACATCCCTTTTCTTGAGATATATTCTAGAGTAAAAAAATTCGATTCTTTTTACGAAAAAACAAAAAGAAAAGGATATAAAAATCCGTTTATAGATATTGAAGATATATGTGGAGTTCGAATAATTTGCTATTATGCTTCAGATATTAAAAGAATTGATGAAATTATTAGAAAAGAATTTTTAGTTATCGAGCAAGAAGACAAATCTGATTTATTGGGATTAAAAGAATTTGCCTATAGATCAAATCATTACATCGTAACTATAAATGATAGTTGGTTAGCTGCCCCAAACTACAGAAAGCTTAAAGGCTTAAAGGCCGAAATACAGACAAGGACCGTACTTATGCACGCATGGGCAGAAGTTGAACACAAGCTAAATTATAAGAGTGATGCTCAAGTCCCCGACAAATTTCAAAGAAAACTATTTCGCTTAAGTGCGAAATTTGAAGAAGCCGATGAACAATTCGAGGAATTAAGAATAGGTATTCAAGAATACAAAGAAACTATAAATGATAATATAGCTAAATCTAATAGCTTCAATTTAAAGCAAGATTTTAATCTAGAAACATTTAAAGCCTACATTAAATATAAATTTCCAGACGATTCAGAAAATTGGAAAGAAGATGATTTTTCATTGTTTTTTGACAATTTTGATGAAGACGGTGAGAATTTTGTTTCTATCGAAAAAACAATCGAAAAAATGCAACCTCATTATGAACAGATTCATAAAGATTTAGTTACACATAAATATGAAGGATTTGATTTACCAAAAACACTTTTATTAACTTGGTTTTCCCTTTATGTTACCAATCCAAAAAGAAAAGGAGAATTAGAATTTGATGAATCAGCGTGGGATATAGTCCTTAAGAAGTGGATTGAAAAAAAATTATAA
- a CDS encoding 4Fe-4S dicluster domain-containing protein: MAIIITDECINCDACIVECPNNAIYEPDQEWAYADETALSGSVTLPNGDEADADEMNDPISDEFYYIVPEKCTECKGFHEEPQCASVCPVDCCVPDEDHVESEETLLEKKAWLHAE; encoded by the coding sequence ATGGCTATTATTATAACAGATGAGTGTATTAATTGTGATGCCTGCATCGTAGAATGTCCCAACAATGCAATTTATGAACCAGATCAGGAATGGGCTTATGCAGATGAAACTGCCTTAAGCGGTAGCGTTACACTTCCAAATGGAGACGAAGCTGATGCCGATGAAATGAACGACCCGATATCTGATGAATTTTATTATATCGTTCCAGAAAAATGTACAGAGTGTAAAGGGTTTCATGAAGAGCCCCAGTGTGCTTCGGTTTGTCCAGTAGATTGTTGTGTGCCTGATGAAGACCATGTTGAATCTGAAGAGACGTTGCTTGAGAAAAAGGCTTGGTTGCATGCTGAGTAA
- a CDS encoding 2-oxoacid:acceptor oxidoreductase subunit alpha, whose product MATTQSNTQHEVLEAVIIRFVGDSGDGMQLTGTQFSDTSAMFGNDIATFPNYPAEIRAPQGSLYGVSGFQVHIGSVEISTPGDEVDLLVAMNPAGLKTNLHAVKPGHTIIVDTDAFTKKNLEKAQYDSNPLEDNSLENYRVIEVSMTSLTKETLKDVQGLDNKSITRSKNMFALGMVYWMYDRSPDYTIDFFNKKFKSKPEIIEANTKVLNAGFYFAETLELIPNAYSISPAKMPAGTYRIIMGNTATAWGFLAAAEKAGLELFLGSYPITPASDILHELVKHKHFGVKALQAEDEIAGITSAIGASFAGDLAITTTSGPGLALKGEALGLAMMIELPLVVVNVQRGGPSTGLPTKTEQSDLLQSMYGRNGESPVIVIAASTPANCFNFAYQAAKMTLEHMTPVVLLTDGYIANGSAPWKIQSAKDMSEIKNNIVSEYHENWHPYDRDKETLARNWAIPGTPQFEHRVGGLEKDRISGNVSYVPENHEYMTKIRAEKIKRVQNYIPDLTTEFEEEGDLLVVGWGGTYGSLHTAVKKLNEEEGFSNIGLAHFNYINPLPKNTEDVFSKFKKIVVCELNNGQFAKILKINFNNLNLLEYNKVQGLPFGNGELAEKFKQLLVK is encoded by the coding sequence ATGGCTACAACACAATCAAACACACAGCATGAAGTTCTCGAAGCTGTAATTATTAGGTTCGTGGGAGATTCTGGAGACGGTATGCAACTAACAGGAACACAGTTTTCTGACACCTCTGCAATGTTTGGTAACGACATAGCCACATTTCCCAATTATCCGGCAGAAATAAGAGCGCCACAAGGTAGTTTGTATGGGGTTTCGGGTTTTCAGGTACATATTGGAAGTGTTGAAATTAGTACGCCTGGTGATGAGGTAGACTTATTGGTAGCGATGAACCCTGCAGGGTTAAAAACAAACCTGCATGCAGTAAAACCTGGCCATACTATTATTGTAGACACAGATGCCTTTACAAAGAAGAATTTAGAAAAAGCACAATACGATTCTAATCCCTTAGAAGATAATAGCCTTGAGAATTATCGGGTTATTGAGGTTTCTATGACGTCGTTAACTAAAGAAACATTAAAGGACGTTCAAGGGTTGGATAATAAGAGTATTACCAGAAGTAAAAACATGTTTGCTTTAGGTATGGTGTATTGGATGTATGATCGCTCACCCGATTATACCATAGACTTTTTTAACAAAAAGTTTAAATCGAAACCAGAAATTATTGAAGCCAATACAAAGGTATTGAATGCCGGTTTTTATTTTGCTGAAACTTTAGAACTCATCCCAAATGCTTATTCCATATCACCAGCAAAAATGCCTGCAGGAACTTATAGGATTATTATGGGGAATACGGCAACTGCCTGGGGATTCTTAGCTGCGGCTGAAAAAGCTGGTTTGGAGCTGTTCTTGGGATCGTATCCTATTACACCAGCTTCCGATATTCTTCATGAATTGGTTAAACATAAACATTTTGGTGTAAAAGCACTTCAAGCGGAAGATGAAATTGCAGGTATTACCTCTGCGATAGGCGCTTCTTTTGCTGGAGATTTAGCCATTACTACAACATCAGGACCAGGCTTGGCTTTAAAAGGAGAAGCCCTTGGTTTAGCGATGATGATAGAATTACCCTTAGTAGTTGTTAATGTGCAACGTGGCGGTCCCTCTACAGGGCTACCCACAAAAACAGAACAATCGGATTTACTACAGTCTATGTACGGTAGAAATGGTGAGAGTCCTGTTATAGTTATTGCAGCAAGCACACCCGCTAACTGTTTTAATTTTGCGTATCAGGCAGCTAAAATGACTTTAGAGCATATGACGCCTGTTGTTTTATTAACAGATGGCTATATAGCAAATGGCTCGGCACCTTGGAAAATACAGTCTGCTAAAGACATGTCAGAAATAAAGAACAATATCGTTTCAGAATACCATGAAAATTGGCATCCTTATGATAGAGATAAGGAAACACTCGCTCGTAATTGGGCCATTCCGGGAACGCCTCAATTTGAACATAGGGTAGGTGGCTTAGAAAAAGATAGGATTTCAGGTAATGTTTCTTATGTTCCCGAAAACCATGAATACATGACCAAAATTCGGGCTGAAAAAATTAAACGGGTGCAAAATTACATCCCAGATCTAACTACAGAATTTGAAGAAGAAGGCGATTTATTGGTTGTAGGTTGGGGAGGTACTTACGGTTCGTTGCATACGGCTGTTAAGAAGTTGAATGAAGAAGAAGGTTTTAGCAACATAGGCTTGGCCCATTTTAATTATATTAATCCCTTACCTAAAAATACAGAAGACGTTTTTAGTAAATTCAAAAAGATCGTTGTTTGCGAATTAAATAACGGACAGTTTGCTAAAATTTTAAAAATCAATTTTAATAATTTAAATTTATTAGAATATAATAAGGTACAAGG